CACCTCCCTTCCCTTCTTCTCATTCCAGATCAGACGGCCACCAGTTCTCACGGCCACCCTACCACCACGGTACACCATGACCGCCACCCACACCCACTACCAGTACACCGAACGACGGCCACCCTCCTCTGCCGCCAACAACTCCACCACCGCACAACCACATCAAATCCCGcaccaaacaaacaaacaaaaaaacgagATCTTGACATTAGTTACATCATTTTGTCCTCGTGACTTTTCTGATGGCTTTGTCTGTCTTTTTGTTTTTGCACTCTTTtgatttgtttgttttgctttgtaGTTTTCCTTTGTGTCAGATGTGTTTGTTTTCCTTTGTGTCatacttgtttgtttttgtttgtagaTGTTACACGCTTTTTGTTTTTCCTTTATTAAGTTACacgttttttattctttttttcctttttttcataTTAAACAAAAATCAGATTTGGTGTTAATGTCGATAAAGTTTTAGATCtaattttttcgtttttttaagtttttgttaaaattacactttttctcattaaaattatactttttctgctaaaattacactttttgttgttgttagaattacacttttcttcattaaaattacactttttctcattaaaattatacttttttttttgttagaataacacttttttcggctaaaattacactttttgctgttagaattacacttttttctgttagaattacacttttcttcattaaaattacacttttttctgttaaaattacacttccacttttttctgttagaattacacttttcttcattaaaattacacttttttctgttaaaattatacttttttttgctagaataacactttttttctgttaaaattacacttttcttcattaaaattacattttttctgttaaaattatactttctttcgctagaataacactttttcggctaaaattacactttttgttgttagaattacacttttttctgttaaaattacacttttcttcattaaaattacacttttttttgctagaataacacttttttcggataaaattacactttttgttgtcagaattacactttttgttgttagaattacacttttttctgttagaattacacttacctctattagactaatgttacactctcaatggacttggtcatattctcatattctcattggactaatgttacactctcaatggactaaaattacattctcagtggactgaaattatacttttctggactagaattacacttttctggactaaaattacacttttctggactaaaattacattctccttgactaaaaataacaatctcattggactgaaattacacttatctggactaaaataacactttttgtcattaaaaaaacactcgtaaaatgctaaattacaataacttgtgataaaattacaaaaattcaaaatattattcgttaaaatcactcggaaaagattgaagttaaacttgtaaaacgctaaattctcgaaaatattccttaaaattacactttttcctgttagaattacactcgtaaaatcctaaaatgtcgaaaacttgtctcgaaaaaaaaaaacggaaaaaaccgaaacaggaaaaatgttaacaaaattttcacaaactttgaagtataagacaaaaggtggtgttaattgtgtatgataatgaattagtgaatgtattattaaaactagagagagaagtgaattcattagtgttaagtgtgttttttgctttcaatctcaaccttccaccatgcatgatccaagggttgtgggagagacttatggactcaaaaaaaaaaaaagggacttagaagaactttgctctctctctctctctctctctctctctatatatatatatatatatatatatagtgtaaagttcttataagtccttcatatcttttgagtccataagtccctcccatatCCCTTAGATTATGCTTTATGGATGCttgagattgaaagtaagaaacacacttaacactaattaattcacttctctctctagttttaataatacatttactaattcattgtcatacacaattaacaccaccatttgttttatacttcaaagtttatgaaaattttggtAACACTTTTCAAGTTTcagttttttttcgttttttttagacaagttttcgacattttaggattttacgagtgtaattctaacagcaaaaagtgtaactttaatctacgaagcggttttgacggatattattttgaaatttgtaattttaaggaatgtttacgAGAATTTTGCATCTTACGAGTTTAACTTCAGTTTTTTTTTActgattttgacgaataatattttaaatttttgtaattttattacagcttattgtaattttagcattttacgagtgttattttaacgacaaaaagtgttattttagtcaaggaaagtgtaatttcagtccaatgatagtgttattttagtccaggaaagtaTTATTTTAGTTcaggaaagtataatttcagtccaatgagagtgttattttagtccaggaaagtgttattttagtccagaaaagtataattttaatccactgagaatgtaattttagtccattgagagtctaacattagtccaatgaaaatatgagaatatgaccaagtccattgagagtgtaacattagtccaataaaagtaagtgtaattctagcagaaaaagtgtaattttagccgacaaaagagttattctagcagaaaaaagtataattttaacagaaaaaattataattttaacagaaaaaagtgtaattttaatggagaaaagtgtaattttaacagaaaaaagtataattctaacaacaaaaaaagtgtaattttaacagaaaaaagtgcaattttaatggagaaaagtgtaattctaacaaaaaaaaaattgtaattttaacagaaaaaaatgcaattttaatggagaaaagtgtaattttaacagaagaaaatgtaattttaacagaaaaaagtgtaattttaatagaaaaaaagtgtaattttaataaagagtaattgtaattctagtagagaaaagtgtaattctaagatgaaaaaagtgtaattctaacagaaaaaagagtaattatagcaggaaaaagagtaattctaggagaaaaaaatgcacatctaagatgaaaatcaacaaataaccttagatctatttaataaaacgatctaatataacaacaattgaagaaaaatgaggagacgatattttaaatatatctaagattaaaattaacaaattatatGAGATGTACTAATGTGAAATCTTTTTTTTCGATCTATTTCAAAAACCTagatctaaaattttaaaaataatgaGAAGCCAACAATCACAactaaagttaaaaaaaaaaaaaaaaaaaaaaaaaaaaaaaaaaaaaaaaaccgacgaAACACTGAAAAAAAAAGCAAACACAAAAGATTTGGACTACAGCCACCACGAAACAAAAGtcgaaaaaaaaaagttatgCCACCAACCACTACTCCATAAACTCCAGATCTGCAAATAAAAAAAGCAAACACGAAACAAAAGTCGAAAAAAAAATGAACTACAGCCACCAACCACTACTCCATAAACTCCAGATCTGgagggaaaaaaaaaaagttatgctGCCGCGGGGGAGAGGAGGAGAGAAACAACAGAGGAAAAGGAGAGCAGGGGCGGCGGTGGGTTACGGGAGTGACGGTGGTGGTGTAAGGCGACAGATCTaggttgttgtcgttgttgcGGTTGCTGTCGGAGAGAAGAGGAGTCCGTGTTGGTTGCGGGTGCTGTCGTGAGGTGTTGTGGGTGTCGTGTGggctggtggtggtgtcggggttGTCGGCTGATGGATGTGGGTGTGGGTGGTGGTGGATCGGTGGTTGGTGAGTGGGTGGAATCGGGTGGAGGTAAGTGTGGGGGAGAGTGTGTGGGGTGGCGGTGGAGGTGAGTGGTGGAATGGACGGGGAGGTGGCGAGAAGGGTGGAGTTGGCGGTGGGTTTTGAGGAAGAAAAGAGGGTTTGATTTTTTGGGATTATTTTGTTGGGATATTGGAAATATTTGGGTTTTAGAGGGATAAGCTTATtgaaattgtgtgagatgagagagaaagtaAATGAGTGGAAaggtatatatattaaattagtggATAATTAGGGTTAGTTAAAGATTAATTAGTTTATGTAGAGAGATAGTGGAAAATTAGCTAATTAAACCctcttttttgctttcaatctcagccCTCCAACTTCCCCATCCAAGGACTCtaaggaggacttatggactcacatgtgaGAAGGGGACTCATATGAtcttattaatatatatatattagagcTGATCATGGGCCGTACCGCCCAATAACCCGACCCACCCGGCCCAAATTTTTACCGGGTTTGgacaacaatttttttaaaaaatgggCCACGGGCTAACCCAACCCAGCCCATGTTTGTAAATGGGCCGGACAAGGACAAGGAAATTTGAAGTCGGGCTAGCCCACCCGGCCCATTAAGCTAACACCTAAAAGAAAAAAGTTAGTAAATGACCACCGTCCACCTCTTGAGATTCCAATACCAATAATCAATATTGAATTGAATACATAGAATCAGAATAATCACAtgtatcaacttttcaattttcatCTCTCGAAAACTGCGCTATGATTCATTGTCTTCTCAAGTTCTCATCCAACAGTCTCACATCTTCTTCAATATAGGCTCTATGTCTTCCATCTCTGGGTATAAATATGTGTACGTTAGTCTTTCTTTCACAATTCCTATTCGTTTATCGATTAAGCTACGGAGTATATTTTGGGTTCTTTATCGATCTGCCGTAATAGTACAAGTAAATCGAGTAAATATAAGGCTGAGATCTAAGGTATTATTTTTAATTCATAAGCTTTTTTATCATATGATTGTATGAGTTTATTAGCTTTACATCTGATTGTATTATTTGAttggtttttttgttttaaagTATTGTTTCTGATTGATTTTTTCCTGTCTAGTTCGattggtttttaatttttttatattcTCTGATGGTTGTTGTTACTTTGTGATTACTCCGGCGATTTATTCCGGAGTATAATTAAGTGCATTGTTGAGGTGATTTGTTGAGTTAGTACTTCGGCGTTTTTGAGGTTGTTATTTTTAAACCGGATTAAATCACCTCAACAATGCACTTAATTATCTGCCAAATTTAGCACCTCAAAAAACGCTGGCAGTCTTATTTGTGATTGATGATGAGAACGTCATGGATTCTGATGGACTTATTGCTGATAGTGTATGTTCTTTGCTGGCTTCGTATCGTTTCCTTTTTTAGAATAATGTATTTACAAATGTGTTTGTTTTATTCCAGTCGTACTGCTATGGCCGAAGGAACAGCAAATAAACCTGTTGAGTTGGATGCTCCCAAAGAAAACACCACTCCAGTTGCTCCCAAGGAAAACACTGCTCCTTGCAATAGAAAAGGCAGGAAATTGAAGTCAAAAGTATGGAGGGAAATGACCAGAGAAGAGTTGTCGCCTGGTGAAGTTCGAGCAACCTGTATCTATTGTAAGCAAGTTTTCAATGCAAATAGTGGTAATGGCACATCTCATCTTAATAGACACATGAAAAAATGTGCTTTACGATTTAATCACGACATCCGAAACTTTTGCATTGCTGGCTCTCCATCGAACACTGGTTTGCGTTCTATGTCCTTATTAAATCCAAATCCTAATTTAGATGAGATTCGTAGAGCTATATGTGTTTATATTGTTGCTGGTTCACATCCGTTTACGACTTGTGAAGAGCCTGGGTTTCGATTTATGACATCTGTAATGTGCCCTCAGTATACTAATGTGAGTAGACACACACTAAAAAGAGATGCATTGAGCTACTATAATGAAGAGAGGAAACTAATTGAAGATGACTTGCAAAAAGCCCCTGGTCGTATATGTTTCACCACGATATAATTGGAGAAGTGATCATACCCATGATGAATATATGTGTATCACTTTGCTCATTGGGTTGATTGCAATTGGAAATTACAAAAAGAATAATTAAGTTTGGTGCTTTATCCCCCCATTTGATGGCATTTCTCTTCTTTGATGAGATTACTTTTTGTTTGGGTCAATAAAAATTGCTCACAAGGTTTTCAGTTTTACCGTTGATAATGCAAGTTATAATGATTCTATGATTAACTCTCTTAGAACTCATTTTATGAGGAAAAATGTGTTGGTGTCCAATGGAGATTTTTTTCATATGCGGTGTTCTGCTCACATTATTAACTTGGTGGTGCAAGCTGGTTTGAACTTGATTGATAGTGTAGTTAGTAAGATTAGAAGTGTTGTTAAACATTTGAGTCATTCAATCCCTAAAAGAAAAAAGTTTTATGAGGTCGCTCAATCATCTTATGGCTTGCTCACTACTAAAAGGTCATGAGGAGATACATGTATACGGTGGAATTCGACTTACTTAATGCTTGATCGTTACCTTTATTATAGAGACGTATTGGATAACTTTGTGAGTAAGGATAAGGACATCAAAGTGTATAATCTTTCTTCTGCGGAGTGGAAGAAAGTGAATGAGTTACACAAGTTTTTGAAGGTCTTTTATGAAGTGACTAATTCATTTTCTGCATCAAATACCCCTACCGCAAATGTTTATTTTCATGGAGTGTGGAAAATTCATAAGAAGTTGGATGAGGTTTATAATAGTCCTCCTTCTTTTTTGTCTACCATGGTTATTGATATGCACGAAAAGTTTAATAAGTATTGGTCTGAGTacagtctgattctttcatgtGCTGCGGTTCTGGATCCTCGTTTTAAGTTAGAAAGGGTTGAGTATTGTTATTCGAAGCTGTATGGGAATGTTTATGCAAAGGAAAAGATTGAGGATATAAAAAACACCCTTTTTGAGCTATACGATGAGTACAAGGATGTTTTTGGAGAGTCTTCTCATTTTGTTAAGAATACTTCTAATTATGATCATGTTCTTGGGGTTAATGGGAGAATGGATGATGAGGAAGACTATGCTACTTTTTTAAGTAAGAAGAGAAAAATTGATGCCGAGAAATCCGAGCTGGAGCTTTATTTggaggaaaaaaatgtggatttAAATGAAGACCTGAATGTTCTACTATATTGGAAAAAACAGTCCGAGAGATTTTCTTGTCTTTCATGCTTAGCTCGTGATATCTTAACTGTTCCGATCTCTACGGTACCTTCAGAATCTGCTTTCAGCATGGGTAAGAAACTAATCAATCCATGGAGGAGTTCTCTTTCACCACAGACTATTGAAGCCCTTGCATGTCACGAAGATTGGTTAAGAGCAAAAGCATTTTCAACCGGTAATATTTATACTTTCCATCAGTTTGTACCATTATTTTACCATTCTTAGTTTTGGTTACATCTATTTATCACACACAAATTAATCTGGTTCAATTGGTTGCAGGCCGTTCTTCTATTTTTGGTTATGGGGATGATGTTCTTGGTGAGGATGAAAATGACGAAGAAGACAATGATGAAACCCCAGCTATGTAAGCTTCTGAATTTCTGATCCATTTCATATTACtgtgtatttttttttcttttcataacAATTAACAAATActattatttatatattgttaCCAATTTTATATATAGGCCATAATTTCAGCATAACAAAACATGTAGAAGACCTGAGAAGAATCCAAGATTCAGTGAAGAATTGAAGATCGAACAAGTTACTC
The Silene latifolia isolate original U9 population chromosome 11, ASM4854445v1, whole genome shotgun sequence genome window above contains:
- the LOC141612988 gene encoding zinc finger BED domain-containing protein RICESLEEPER 3-like gives rise to the protein MLDRYLYYRDVLDNFVSKDKDIKVYNLSSAEWKKVNELHKFLKVFYEVTNSFSASNTPTANVYFHGVWKIHKKLDEVYNSPPSFLSTMVIDMHEKFNKYWSEYSLILSCAAVLDPRFKLERVEYCYSKLYGNVYAKEKIEDIKNTLFELYDEYKDVFGESSHFVKNTSNYDHVLGVNGRMDDEEDYATFLSKKRKIDAEKSELELYLEEKNVDLNEDLNVLLYWKKQSERFSCLSCLARDILTVPISTVPSESAFSMGKKLINPWRSSLSPQTIEALACHEDWLRAKAFSTGRSSIFGYGDDVLGEDENDEEDNDETPAM